The following are from one region of the Littorina saxatilis isolate snail1 linkage group LG2, US_GU_Lsax_2.0, whole genome shotgun sequence genome:
- the LOC138958914 gene encoding WD repeat domain phosphoinositide-interacting protein 2-like isoform X2: MSMVVNSGEQQTNLLFANFNQDNTSLAAGSKSGYRLFSLSSVEKLEPIYENAQEEAYIVERLFASSLVAIVNQQHPRKLKVCHFKKGTEICNYSYSGSILGCKLNRQRLVVCLEESLYIHNIRDMKVLHTIRDTPTNPTGLIALSISNENCYLAFPGSNQMGEVQIFDTINLRGVLMIPAHDNRLAALAFSPAGDKLGTASEKGTVIRVFGLPDGAKLFEFRRGVKRCVSITCLSFNHDATFLCSSSNTETVHVFKLEQPKEKQADESGSWMGMMGNLVKSSASVLPAQMTDMFSQGRSFATAHLPCPGTKNICAITTIQKLPRLLVVNLEGLMYIYNLDPNESGECQLVRQHRLDGASPEGSPGDQASVDRPLTHPSTGVSPAAASAFPAAARRSEGGAQAAGSSESQPYQDLEQGAMGGEAGDGHGIAGLRLDDDAEFPPMTHKND; this comes from the exons ATGAGTATGGTTGTAAACTCTGGTGAGCAACAGACGAACCTGTTGTTTGCCAACTTTAACCAGGATAACAC GTCCCTTGCAGCTGGAAGTAAATCAGGCTACCGTCTTTTTTCATTGAGTTCGGTGGAAAAGCTTGAGCCCATCTACGAAAATG CCCAGGAAGAAGCCTACATCGTGGAGCGATTGTTTGCCAGTAGCCTGGTGGCAATTGTCAATCAGCAGCATCCCCGGAAACTCAAGGTGTGCCACTTTAAAAAGGGCACAGAGATTTGCAACTACAGCTACTCTGGATCGATCTTAGGCTGCAAGCTTAACCGCCAG CGTTTGGTTGTTTGCTTAGAAGAAAGCCTGTACATTCACAACATCCGAGACATGAAGGTGCTCCACACGATTCGTGACACACCCACCAACCCCACGGGACTCATTGCACTATCCATATCTAATGAGAACTGCTATCTTGCCTTCCCAGGAAGCAACCAAATGGGAGAGGTTCAGATTTTTGACACCATAAATTTG cgagGTGTTCTAATGATACCAGCCCATGACAATCGTCTGGCTGCCTTGGCTTTTAGTCCAGCAGGAGACAAACTTGGCACAGCATCAGAAAAG GGAACTGTTATAAGGGTATTTGGACTCCCAGATGGGGCCAAGCTGTTTGAATTCAGGAGGGGAGTCAAAAG GTGTGTCAGCATCACCTGCCTTTCATTCAACCATGACGCCACATTCCTCTGCTCTTCCAGTAACACAGAAACCGTTCATGTCTTCAAACTGGAACAACCCAAAGAAAA ACAAGCTGATGAGTCAGGATCGTGGATGGGAATGATGGGAAATCTAGTCAAATCGTCAGCGTCCGTTTTGCCGGCCCAGATGACGGACATGTTTTCCCAAGGTCGATCATTCGCAACAGCTCACCTGCCCTGCCCTGGCACCAAAAACATTTGCGCCATTACCAC CATCCAGAAGTTGCCACGCCTGTTGGTCGTCAACCTGGAGGGTCTTATGTACATCTACAACCTTGACCCTAATGAGTCGGGCGAGTGTCAGCTTGTACGGCAACACAG GCTGGATGGCGCATCGCCAGAGGGTAGCCCGGGTGATCAGGCGTCTGTTGATCGTCCTCTGACACACCCTAGCACTGGGGTTTCACCTGCGGCCGCTAGTGCATTCCCAGCTGCCGCCCGGCGCTCTGAGGGGGGAGCTCAGGCCGCAGGAAGCTCAG AATCGCAGCCTTACCAGGACTTGGAGCAAGGTGCCATGGGGGGAGAGGCTGGTGACGGCCATGGCATTGCAGGCCTAAGGCTCGATGACGACGCCGAGTTTCCACCAATGACGCACAAAAACGATTAA
- the LOC138952857 gene encoding uncharacterized protein → MEEVAAIQPLSQRRDAKVMVQTEKFKCLPVHPMKKRMDNLTKNRLKRSSFLHESKRLAREHQASVPPSALPISFSDLPQPWNEDYKNLQISTTVPYVTSRDSQNDTARRTLTLAMIAERYPEDAWIHAYTDGSATNAVANGGAGVLVRSPEGHTSTAGIPTGKYCSNYAAEVQAIMQAASMIHDSESECPQVVFLSDALSALEALAGNKLPRLMEKLQELAKTRRVVLQWVPAHCGIPGNETADELAKLGARKEQPDNPVSFAEKKTLVKAAMRPQSTRDAYHLLERWQQVVIMRLRTGHCRLNAHMFRKLKLTPSPTCPCGLEDQTPEHVLMTCPQLKQIRDKVWPASVPLRTKLYGSRQDLEATTSFVSQTKLMV, encoded by the coding sequence ATGGAAGAAGTTGCTGCCATTCAACCCCTCAGTCAGAGGAGAGACGCCAAGGTCATGGTTCAGACAGAGAAATTCAAGTGCCTGCCTGTGCATCCGATGAAGAAGAGGATGGATAACCTGACAAAGAACCGCCTCAAGCGCAGCAGCTTCTTACATGAAAGCAAGAGACTTGCCAGAGAGCACCAAGCCTCTGTACCTCCATCAGCACTACCAATCAGTTTCTCAGATCTGCCGCAGCCATGGAATGAAGACTACAAGAATCTTCAGATCTCAACCACAGTCCCCTACGTTACCTCAAGAGATTCCCAGAACGACACTGCCAGGCGCACACTAACACTCGCCATGATTGCTGAACGGTACCCTGAAGACGCCTGGATTCACGCATATACAGACGGTTCAGCAACAAACGCCGTGGCCAATGGAGGAGCAGGTGTACTTGTCAGATCTCCTGAGGGGCACACTTCTACAGCAGGGATACCAACAGGAAAGTACTGCTCAAACTATGCAGCAGAAGTTCAGGCCATCATGCAAGCAGCCTCCATGATTCATGACTCGGAAAGCGAATGCCCCCAAGTTGTTTTCCTCTCTGATGCACTGTCTGCCTTGGAAGCCCTTGCAGGAAACAAACTTCCTCGTCTGATGGAGAAACTCCAGGAGCTTGCCAAGACTCGACGAGTAGTCCTACAATGGGTTCCAGCACACTGCGGAATTCCAGGcaatgaaacagctgatgagctCGCCAAACTCGGAGCCAGGAAGGAACAACCAGACAACCCGGTCAGTTTCGCTGAAAAGAAAACCCTCGTGAAGGCAGCAATGCGACCACAATCCACGAGAGACGCATATCATCTCCTAGAACGATGGCAGCAAGTAGTGATCATGCGACTACGAACTGGTCACTGTCGCCTCAACGCCCACATGTTCAGGAAGCTGAAGCTgaccccatcaccaacctgtccctgtggtctggaagaccagactccagaacatgtcttAATGACATGCCCTCAACTCAAACAAatcagagacaaagtgtggccagcatcagtccctctccgcaccaaactctatgggagcagacaagacctggaagccacgacgtcattcgtctcgcagactaaactgatggtgtga
- the LOC138958914 gene encoding WD repeat domain phosphoinositide-interacting protein 2-like isoform X1, translated as MSMVVNSGEQQTNLLFANFNQDNTSLAAGSKSGYRLFSLSSVEKLEPIYENAQEEAYIVERLFASSLVAIVNQQHPRKLKVCHFKKGTEICNYSYSGSILGCKLNRQRLVVCLEESLYIHNIRDMKVLHTIRDTPTNPTGLIALSISNENCYLAFPGSNQMGEVQIFDTINLRGVLMIPAHDNRLAALAFSPAGDKLGTASEKGTVIRVFGLPDGAKLFEFRRGVKRCVSITCLSFNHDATFLCSSSNTETVHVFKLEQPKEKQADESGSWMGMMGNLVKSSASVLPAQMTDMFSQGRSFATAHLPCPGTKNICAITTIQKLPRLLVVNLEGLMYIYNLDPNESGECQLVRQHRLDGASPEGSPGDQASVDRPLTHPSTGVSPAAASAFPAAARRSEGGAQAAGSSGKPAATVWSPGESYAEVLRRKGGPQEMEPSELMDTLLNSPESQPYQDLEQGAMGGEAGDGHGIAGLRLDDDAEFPPMTHKND; from the exons ATGAGTATGGTTGTAAACTCTGGTGAGCAACAGACGAACCTGTTGTTTGCCAACTTTAACCAGGATAACAC GTCCCTTGCAGCTGGAAGTAAATCAGGCTACCGTCTTTTTTCATTGAGTTCGGTGGAAAAGCTTGAGCCCATCTACGAAAATG CCCAGGAAGAAGCCTACATCGTGGAGCGATTGTTTGCCAGTAGCCTGGTGGCAATTGTCAATCAGCAGCATCCCCGGAAACTCAAGGTGTGCCACTTTAAAAAGGGCACAGAGATTTGCAACTACAGCTACTCTGGATCGATCTTAGGCTGCAAGCTTAACCGCCAG CGTTTGGTTGTTTGCTTAGAAGAAAGCCTGTACATTCACAACATCCGAGACATGAAGGTGCTCCACACGATTCGTGACACACCCACCAACCCCACGGGACTCATTGCACTATCCATATCTAATGAGAACTGCTATCTTGCCTTCCCAGGAAGCAACCAAATGGGAGAGGTTCAGATTTTTGACACCATAAATTTG cgagGTGTTCTAATGATACCAGCCCATGACAATCGTCTGGCTGCCTTGGCTTTTAGTCCAGCAGGAGACAAACTTGGCACAGCATCAGAAAAG GGAACTGTTATAAGGGTATTTGGACTCCCAGATGGGGCCAAGCTGTTTGAATTCAGGAGGGGAGTCAAAAG GTGTGTCAGCATCACCTGCCTTTCATTCAACCATGACGCCACATTCCTCTGCTCTTCCAGTAACACAGAAACCGTTCATGTCTTCAAACTGGAACAACCCAAAGAAAA ACAAGCTGATGAGTCAGGATCGTGGATGGGAATGATGGGAAATCTAGTCAAATCGTCAGCGTCCGTTTTGCCGGCCCAGATGACGGACATGTTTTCCCAAGGTCGATCATTCGCAACAGCTCACCTGCCCTGCCCTGGCACCAAAAACATTTGCGCCATTACCAC CATCCAGAAGTTGCCACGCCTGTTGGTCGTCAACCTGGAGGGTCTTATGTACATCTACAACCTTGACCCTAATGAGTCGGGCGAGTGTCAGCTTGTACGGCAACACAG GCTGGATGGCGCATCGCCAGAGGGTAGCCCGGGTGATCAGGCGTCTGTTGATCGTCCTCTGACACACCCTAGCACTGGGGTTTCACCTGCGGCCGCTAGTGCATTCCCAGCTGCCGCCCGGCGCTCTGAGGGGGGAGCTCAGGCCGCAGGAAGCTCAGGTAAGCCGGCAGCCACAGTTTGGTCGCCGGGGGAGAGTTACGCGGAGGTGTTGAGACGAAAAGGTGGGCCCCAGGAGATGGAGCCTTCCGAACTCATGGATACGCTCCTCAACTCGCCAG AATCGCAGCCTTACCAGGACTTGGAGCAAGGTGCCATGGGGGGAGAGGCTGGTGACGGCCATGGCATTGCAGGCCTAAGGCTCGATGACGACGCCGAGTTTCCACCAATGACGCACAAAAACGATTAA